The Dasypus novemcinctus isolate mDasNov1 chromosome 12, mDasNov1.1.hap2, whole genome shotgun sequence genome includes a window with the following:
- the KCNJ4 gene encoding inward rectifier potassium channel 4 translates to MHGHSRNGQAHVPRRKRRNRFVKKNGQCNVYFANLSNKSQRYMADIFTTCVDTRWRYMLMIFSAAFLVSWLFFGLLFWCIAFFHGDLEAGPAAPAAAGAAAGGGAAPGGPKPCIMHVNGFLGAFLFSVETQTTIGYGFRCVTEECPLAVIAVVVQSIVGCVIDSFMIGTIMAKMARPKKRAQTLLFSHHAVISVRDGKLCLMWRVGNLRKSHIVEAHVRAQLIKPYMTQEGEYLPLDQRDLNVGYDIGLDRIFLVSPIIIVHEIDEDSPLYGMGKEELESEDFEIVVILEGMVEATAMTTQARSSYLASEILWGHRFEPVVFEEKSHYKVDYSRFHKTYEVAGTPCCSARELQESKITVLPAPPPPPSAFCYENELALMSQEEEELEEEAAAAAAAVAAGLGLEAGSKEEAGIIRMLEFGSHLDLERMQATLPLDNISYRRESAI, encoded by the coding sequence ATGCACGGGCACAGCCGCAACGGGCAGGCCCACGTGCCCCGGCGGAAGCGCCGCAACCGCTTCGTCAAGAAGAACGGCCAATGCAACGTCTACTTCGCCAACCTGAGCAACAAGTCGCAGCGCTACATGGCGGACATCTTCACCACCTGCGTGGACACGCGCTGGCGCTACATGCTCATGATCTTCTCCGCGGCCTTCCTCGTGTCCTGGCTCTTCTTCGGCCTCCTCTTCTGGTGCATCGCCTTCTTCCACGGTGACCTGGAGGCCGGCCCGGCGGCGCCCGCGGCGGCAGGCGCGGCGGCGGGCGGAGGCGCGGCCCCGGGCGGCCCTAAGCCCTGCATCATGCACGTGAACGGCTTTCTGGGCGCCTTCCTGTTCTCGGTGGAGACGCAGACCACCATCGGCTACGGGTTCCGGTGCGTGACGGAGGAGTGCCCGCTGGCCGTCATCGCCGTGGTGGTGCAGTCCATCGTGGGCTGCGTCATCGACTCCTTCATGATCGGCACCATCATGGCCAAGATGGCGCGGCCCAAGAAGCGGGCGCAGACGCTGCTGTTCAGCCACCACGCGGTCATCTCCGTGCGCGACGGCAAGCTCTGCCTGATGTGGCGCGTGGGCAACCTGCGCAAGAGCCACATCGTGGAGGCGCACGTGCGGGCGCAGCTCATCAAGCCCTACATGACCCAGGAGGGCGAGTACCTGCCGCTGGACCAGCGGGACCTCAACGTGGGCTACGACATCGGCCTGGACCGCATCTTCCTGGTGTCCCCGATCATCATCGTCCACGAGATCGACGAGGACAGCCCGCTCTACGGCATGGGCAAGGAGGAGCTGGAGTCGGAGGACTTCGAGATCGTGGTCATCCTCGAGGGCATGGTGGAGGCCACGGCCATGACCACCCAGGCCCGCAGCTCCTACCTGGCCAGCGAGATCCTGTGGGGCCACCGCTTCGAGCCCGTGGTCTTCGAGGAGAAGAGCCACTACAAGGTGGACTACTCCCGCTTCCACAAGACCTATGAGGTGGCCGGCACGCCCTGCTGCTCCGCCCGCGAGCTGCAGGAGAGCAAGATCACGGTGctgcccgccccgccgcccccgcccagTGCCTTCTGCTACGAGAACGAGCTGGCGCTCATGagccaggaggaggaggagctggaggaggaggcggcggccgccgccgccgccgtggCCGCCGGCCTGGGCCTGGAGGCGGGCTCCAAGGAGGAGGCGGGCATCATCCGCATGCTGGAGTTCGGCAGCCACCTGGACCTGGAGCGCATGCAGGCCACGCTGCCGCTGGACAACATCTCCTACCGCAGGGAGTCGGCCATTTGA